One window from the genome of Candidatus Zixiibacteriota bacterium encodes:
- a CDS encoding undecaprenyl-diphosphate phosphatase, with amino-acid sequence MTYLDALILGLIQGLTEFLPVSSSGHLVLAEEILGVKQPGVAFEVLVHLGTLVAVTIYYRRRLWALGRAVFDRTMGSERKMILYLIIGTIPAGLAGVLLEDFFERTFGNPIETSIELIITGVILLITRYFLRGKKPVAAGNALIMGVGQAVAIFPGISRSGTTIAAGIFRGVSPAAAAEFSFLLSIPAIAGAIVLKVGELSDVSAALLGPYAAATVTSFVFGWAAVSFLLAVIRRGKLDYFAYYCFAAGALGLYIFL; translated from the coding sequence GTGACCTATCTCGATGCACTCATTCTCGGTCTGATCCAGGGTCTGACCGAGTTTCTCCCGGTGTCATCCTCTGGGCACCTCGTGCTGGCGGAGGAAATTCTGGGCGTCAAGCAGCCCGGGGTGGCGTTCGAGGTGCTGGTCCACCTGGGGACACTGGTGGCGGTGACTATCTACTACCGGCGGCGCCTGTGGGCCTTGGGGCGGGCGGTGTTCGACCGGACCATGGGCTCGGAACGAAAGATGATCCTGTACCTGATTATCGGCACAATTCCGGCAGGTCTGGCCGGCGTGCTGCTGGAGGATTTTTTCGAGCGCACATTCGGCAACCCGATCGAGACCTCGATCGAGCTGATCATCACCGGGGTCATCCTGCTGATCACCCGGTACTTCCTTCGCGGCAAGAAGCCGGTGGCGGCGGGAAACGCGCTGATCATGGGGGTCGGGCAGGCGGTGGCGATTTTCCCGGGCATTTCGCGCTCGGGCACAACGATTGCGGCGGGGATCTTTCGCGGCGTCAGTCCCGCGGCGGCCGCCGAGTTCTCCTTTCTCCTCTCGATCCCGGCTATTGCCGGCGCAATCGTCCTGAAGGTGGGAGAGCTGTCCGATGTGAGCGCCGCCCTGCTCGGGCCGTACGCGGCGGCGACCGTCACCTCGTTCGTTTTCGGGTGGGCGGCGGTGTCGTTCCTGCTGGCTGTAATCCGCCGCGGAAAACTCGACTACTTCGCCTACTACTGCTTTGCGGCCGG
- a CDS encoding exonuclease SbcCD subunit D, which yields MRICHLGDSHLGAGANHPRRGASGLTLRQEDIIAAFAEAVDKVIALRPDVCIHAGDLFDAVRPLNRVMAAAGELLHRLAEEAGIPTVLISGNHDAPKQPHVGAPIDVYRQIDNLYIASAGRREVFRIGEAAVHALPHCLTGPILQEELAQCRPEASARYNVFVGHGVVAGMPEFAMADLGEQEIEVGKLEGFDYIALGHYHNNCEVGKRAWYCGSTERLSQAEREAEKGFLEVVLDPFEVRFHRVHARPMVDIPPIDATGKRGDQLAEMIRAQVTAAGAEDKIIRVRVEGVTEETLKTMPSDVLMELKQQSWALDLTFQKAKAEGAGEAFGRAAIGRLDQEFLRFLESTEIRGFDRDRLREMGLAYLAEEE from the coding sequence ATGAGGATATGCCATCTGGGAGACAGCCACCTCGGGGCGGGAGCCAACCACCCGCGCCGGGGGGCCAGCGGGTTGACGCTCCGCCAGGAGGACATCATCGCCGCCTTCGCCGAGGCGGTGGACAAGGTGATCGCGCTGCGCCCGGATGTGTGTATTCACGCCGGCGACTTGTTCGACGCGGTGCGACCGCTGAACAGGGTCATGGCGGCGGCGGGGGAGCTCCTGCACCGGCTGGCGGAAGAGGCGGGGATTCCCACGGTCCTGATCAGCGGGAACCACGATGCGCCCAAACAGCCGCACGTCGGAGCGCCGATCGACGTATACCGGCAGATCGACAACCTGTACATCGCGTCGGCGGGGCGGAGGGAGGTGTTCCGGATCGGGGAGGCCGCGGTGCACGCGCTCCCGCACTGCCTGACCGGGCCGATCCTTCAGGAGGAACTCGCGCAGTGCCGGCCGGAGGCGTCCGCGCGGTACAACGTGTTTGTCGGCCACGGAGTCGTGGCGGGGATGCCGGAGTTCGCGATGGCGGATCTCGGCGAGCAGGAGATTGAGGTCGGGAAACTCGAAGGGTTCGACTATATCGCGCTCGGCCACTACCACAACAACTGCGAGGTGGGCAAACGGGCGTGGTACTGCGGATCGACGGAGCGGTTGTCGCAGGCGGAACGGGAGGCGGAGAAGGGGTTTCTGGAAGTCGTGCTCGATCCGTTCGAGGTGCGGTTCCACCGCGTGCACGCCCGGCCGATGGTGGATATCCCGCCGATCGACGCCACGGGAAAACGGGGGGATCAACTGGCCGAGATGATCCGGGCGCAGGTCACCGCGGCCGGGGCCGAGGACAAGATCATCCGGGTGCGCGTCGAAGGGGTGACGGAGGAGACGCTCAAGACGATGCCGAGCGACGTGCTGATGGAGCTGAAGCAGCAATCATGGGCGCTGGATCTGACGTTCCAAAAGGCGAAAGCAGAGGGCGCCGGGGAGGCGTTCGGGCGGGCGGCGATCGGACGGCTCGACCAGGAGTTTCTGCGGTTTCTGGAGAGCACCGAGATTCGCGGTTTTGATCGGGATCGGCTCAGGGAGATGGGGTTGGCGTACCTGGCGGAGGAGGAGTAG
- a CDS encoding sigma-54-dependent Fis family transcriptional regulator, whose protein sequence is MKNILLVDDDKELSQSLANLFDSDKFRFRFLEDGTEVPQFVTRHDDIDVVMLDVNLPSMSGLEVLKQIKQVRDQLPVIVISGFVSTENAIEAMREGAFEYLTKPFQIEKLIDTVTKACGYSAPGKRPPAAAPESAVDAMQGEIVGQSPEIVEIAKLIGQVAKTDAAVLIFGESGTGKELVAQAIHRNSNRRHNDFLSVNCAALHETLLESELFGHEKGAFTGAYFKRIGKFEQCAKGTLFLDEIGDMSMLTQSKLLRVLQEKRFERVGGNETIEADVRIIAATNKSLVQAMKEGSFRVDLFYRLKVFSIYLPPLRDRRSDVPVLLDHFIRKFSKQLHRPPKPVSKRAMQMLVKHHWPGNVRELENNIQTALVIAKGDELECEDFPIFSESTGRVEVNLNDLQEDYTETFRRIIEPVMPKLINNNPGQVFHFLESAFERAVIASCLKEFEGNQVKTSEALGISRNTLRDRISRYGIY, encoded by the coding sequence ATGAAAAACATACTTCTGGTCGACGACGATAAAGAACTCTCCCAGTCGCTGGCCAACCTGTTCGACAGCGACAAATTCCGTTTTCGGTTTCTCGAGGACGGGACGGAGGTGCCCCAATTCGTGACCCGCCACGACGACATCGACGTGGTGATGCTCGACGTCAACCTCCCGTCCATGTCGGGTCTCGAGGTGCTCAAGCAGATCAAGCAGGTGCGGGACCAGCTCCCCGTGATCGTGATCTCCGGGTTCGTATCGACGGAGAATGCGATTGAAGCGATGCGGGAGGGGGCGTTCGAGTATCTGACCAAGCCGTTCCAGATCGAAAAGCTGATCGACACGGTGACCAAAGCGTGCGGCTACTCGGCGCCGGGGAAACGCCCGCCGGCGGCGGCGCCGGAGAGCGCGGTCGACGCCATGCAGGGGGAAATCGTCGGACAGTCGCCGGAGATTGTCGAGATCGCCAAGCTGATCGGGCAGGTGGCGAAAACCGACGCGGCGGTGCTGATATTCGGGGAGTCGGGCACGGGCAAGGAACTCGTGGCGCAGGCTATTCACCGGAACTCCAACCGCCGCCACAACGATTTCCTCTCGGTCAACTGCGCCGCGCTGCACGAGACCCTCCTGGAGTCCGAGCTGTTCGGGCACGAGAAGGGGGCCTTCACCGGGGCCTACTTCAAGCGCATCGGGAAATTCGAACAGTGCGCCAAGGGGACGCTCTTCCTCGACGAGATCGGGGACATGTCGATGCTCACCCAGTCGAAACTCCTGCGCGTCCTGCAGGAGAAGCGGTTCGAGCGGGTGGGCGGCAACGAGACGATCGAAGCCGACGTGCGCATCATTGCGGCGACAAACAAGTCGCTCGTCCAGGCGATGAAAGAGGGGTCGTTCCGGGTCGATCTCTTCTACCGGTTGAAAGTATTCTCGATCTATCTGCCGCCGCTGCGCGACCGGCGCTCGGACGTGCCGGTGCTGCTCGACCACTTCATCAGAAAGTTCTCCAAGCAGCTGCACCGGCCCCCCAAACCGGTGTCGAAACGGGCGATGCAGATGCTCGTGAAGCACCACTGGCCGGGGAACGTGCGGGAACTGGAGAACAACATCCAGACGGCGCTGGTGATCGCCAAGGGGGACGAGCTCGAGTGCGAAGATTTCCCGATCTTCAGCGAGAGCACCGGGCGCGTGGAAGTCAACCTCAACGACCTTCAGGAAGACTACACCGAAACCTTCCGGCGGATCATCGAACCGGTGATGCCTAAGCTGATCAACAATAATCCCGGCCAGGTCTTCCATTTCCTCGAATCGGCGTTCGAGCGGGCGGTGATCGCCTCGTGCCTCAAGGAATTCGAGGGGAACCAGGTGAAAACCTCCGAGGCCCTGGGGATCTCGCGTAACACGCTGCGGGACCGGATCTCGAGGTACGGAATTTACTAA
- a CDS encoding fibronectin type III domain-containing protein, translated as MARFIGLLIVLAVLGAAGCERYLDSTDPGVADPGGMATPRITSAAMLDGAVILTWRVDNPRGIVRYRIYATDATDTAGGSYLLRDSTTATTDTITNLPASQWYLFRVAAVRSTGYEGPRSEPFAASVQHLSIAINDGSEYTSNRTVQVRVNAPAGFATHIMMSEAPGLTDAAFTPLFGTAAAFTLSTGDGVKRVYAKLQFEDGLVTAAALVDSITLDTQAEIDSVYFGDPGADGYFGLGDVVTFGLAAAGERGGAAAVSFAGAGTVTLADDGTGGDDAAGDGRYHGRWTVPAGFTLAAGLVTGTFTDAAGNRRQAAAPRFLTVYTPPAPVTATALATGPTTVALSWTSSLSSIFAAYRVYRSTSSGVGNEATLLTTITAQATTTYDDTGLTPGTTYYYRVDTVDRSGLAARSLVVSARPQ; from the coding sequence GTGGCAAGATTTATCGGGCTTCTGATTGTGCTGGCCGTGCTCGGCGCGGCCGGCTGTGAACGGTATCTCGACTCGACCGATCCCGGCGTGGCCGATCCGGGAGGGATGGCGACGCCCCGGATCACCTCGGCGGCCATGCTCGACGGGGCGGTGATTCTCACCTGGCGGGTGGACAACCCGCGGGGGATTGTCCGCTACCGCATTTACGCCACGGACGCGACCGATACCGCCGGCGGCAGCTACCTGCTGCGGGATTCGACGACGGCGACCACGGACACCATCACCAATCTCCCGGCGAGCCAGTGGTACCTGTTCCGGGTGGCCGCGGTGCGCTCGACCGGGTACGAGGGGCCGCGCTCGGAGCCGTTCGCGGCGAGCGTGCAGCACCTGTCGATTGCGATCAACGACGGGAGCGAGTACACCTCGAACCGGACCGTGCAGGTGCGGGTCAACGCGCCCGCCGGTTTCGCCACCCACATCATGATGTCGGAGGCGCCCGGTCTGACGGACGCGGCCTTTACCCCGCTTTTCGGGACGGCGGCGGCGTTCACGCTGTCAACCGGCGACGGGGTGAAGCGCGTGTACGCCAAGCTGCAGTTTGAGGACGGGCTGGTGACCGCGGCCGCCCTGGTCGACTCGATCACGCTGGACACCCAGGCCGAGATCGACTCGGTCTATTTCGGAGATCCCGGGGCTGACGGATATTTCGGGCTGGGGGACGTGGTCACGTTCGGCCTGGCGGCAGCCGGGGAGCGCGGGGGTGCGGCGGCCGTCTCGTTCGCCGGGGCGGGAACCGTCACGTTGGCCGATGACGGCACGGGCGGGGACGACGCCGCGGGCGACGGCCGGTACCATGGGCGGTGGACGGTGCCGGCGGGGTTCACGCTGGCGGCCGGCCTGGTGACCGGGACGTTTACGGATGCCGCGGGGAACCGCCGCCAGGCGGCGGCGCCGCGCTTTCTCACGGTGTATACGCCGCCGGCGCCGGTGACGGCGACCGCGCTGGCGACCGGGCCGACCACGGTGGCGCTCAGTTGGACGTCCTCGTTGAGCTCGATTTTCGCGGCCTACCGGGTCTACCGGTCGACCTCCTCCGGAGTTGGGAACGAGGCGACGCTGCTCACCACGATCACGGCTCAGGCGACCACGACTTACGACGACACCGGGCTGACCCCGGGAACGACGTACTACTACCGGGTGGACACGGTCGATCGGTCCGGCCTGGCGGCGCGTTCGCTCGTCGTTTCGGCCCGACCGCAATAG
- a CDS encoding PEGA domain-containing protein: MILAAALAPVPVAAQADSDPGVIVRTDPPGCLVTLRGEIQASGVAPVHFRQLLIGDYRLKVERPGWETYSSRLVLDPTKQVAVDVNLSRKTRFKGAVRSLVIPGWGQRYADKDLKAGVSFGMALASGAAFLLADDEFDYRHGVYNEEKRKYLALPKDAPAEVQQAMFNSVKTAHEKAVDAENVRRATIGAAIGVWALSLLDAVLFFPSEQGTFSIKGVAVAPGRVSDGYGVTLSGRF; encoded by the coding sequence TTGATACTGGCGGCGGCGCTCGCGCCCGTCCCGGTCGCGGCGCAGGCGGACAGCGATCCGGGAGTCATCGTCAGGACAGACCCGCCGGGCTGTCTGGTGACGCTCCGGGGAGAGATCCAGGCAAGCGGTGTCGCACCCGTCCACTTCCGCCAACTGCTTATCGGGGACTACCGGTTGAAAGTCGAGCGGCCGGGTTGGGAGACCTATTCGAGCCGGCTGGTGCTCGACCCGACGAAGCAGGTGGCGGTCGATGTCAATCTGTCGCGGAAGACGCGATTCAAGGGCGCGGTGCGCTCGCTCGTCATTCCCGGGTGGGGGCAGCGGTATGCCGACAAAGATCTCAAAGCGGGAGTGTCTTTCGGGATGGCTTTGGCCTCCGGCGCAGCCTTTCTGTTGGCCGACGACGAATTCGACTACCGGCACGGGGTCTACAACGAGGAGAAGCGGAAGTACCTGGCGCTGCCGAAAGACGCGCCCGCCGAGGTCCAGCAGGCGATGTTCAACTCCGTGAAGACCGCCCATGAGAAAGCCGTCGATGCGGAGAATGTGCGGCGGGCGACGATTGGCGCGGCGATCGGCGTGTGGGCGCTCAGCCTGCTCGACGCGGTGCTCTTTTTCCCCTCGGAACAGGGGACGTTTTCGATCAAAGGGGTGGCGGTGGCGCCGGGGCGGGTAAGCGACGGCTACGGCGTCACGCTGTCCGGCCGGTTCTAG
- a CDS encoding sugar transferase yields MSSVDVSLDHAVATPYLGLVEQVKYFACEYLHGLLFVACSMLFVMAFPAALTKPAKVKAMVNRGVKRTLDIVGAIIGLTLSLPIFLIVPILIKLDSPGPIFYTQTRIGVNRRRRDRRYHQRSEIDTEQRQRNRRRQDLKGKPFQVVKFRTMVANAEQLSGPVWASKGDPRITRLGQFMRKTRLDEIPQLLNVLMGDMSLVGPRPERPTFVAELSSKIDNYCDRLQVKPGLTGLAQVECGYDTDLASVVKKVSYDLAYIENWSIWLEIKILLRTVVVVVTGRGAN; encoded by the coding sequence GTGTCGAGCGTCGACGTTTCTCTGGACCACGCGGTAGCGACGCCGTATCTTGGTCTGGTTGAGCAGGTTAAATATTTCGCGTGCGAGTACCTCCACGGCCTGTTGTTCGTGGCCTGCTCGATGCTTTTCGTCATGGCGTTTCCGGCGGCGTTGACGAAGCCGGCTAAGGTGAAGGCGATGGTCAATCGAGGCGTGAAGCGCACGCTGGACATAGTGGGTGCCATAATCGGCCTGACGCTCTCCCTGCCGATCTTCCTGATTGTGCCGATCCTCATCAAGTTGGACTCACCTGGTCCGATTTTCTACACTCAGACGCGGATCGGGGTCAACCGCCGCCGCCGCGACCGGCGCTATCACCAGCGCTCGGAAATTGACACCGAGCAGCGGCAGCGCAACCGCCGGCGCCAGGATCTGAAAGGCAAGCCGTTCCAGGTAGTCAAGTTCCGGACGATGGTCGCCAACGCCGAGCAGCTCAGCGGCCCGGTGTGGGCGAGCAAGGGAGATCCCCGGATCACGCGCCTGGGGCAGTTCATGCGCAAGACGCGGTTGGATGAAATCCCGCAGCTCCTCAACGTCCTCATGGGGGATATGTCGCTGGTCGGGCCGCGCCCGGAGCGTCCCACGTTTGTGGCCGAACTCTCCTCGAAAATCGACAACTACTGCGACCGGCTGCAGGTAAAGCCGGGGTTGACCGGACTGGCGCAGGTCGAATGCGGGTACGACACCGACCTCGCCTCGGTGGTGAAGAAGGTCAGCTACGACCTGGCCTATATCGAGAACTGGTCGATCTGGCTGGAAATCAAGATTCTGCTACGTACGGTGGTGGTGGTGGTGACGGGCCGGGGTGCTAATTAG